The Paraburkholderia agricolaris genome includes the window CCAAATCAGGCACTTAAGCGCCCCCGACAAGGGGAATCGGGTATAATCGCGGGCTCCCTAAATCGAATCCATCGATGGTTGGGTTGTTCACTGCTTTCACGTCTTCACGGGAGTGGGAATGTCCAATCTGAGCAATGCATTGCAGTTGCGGTCTGTCCACAGCCAACTGCCAGTCACGGCTTACTTTGACGAAGCGCTTCTAACGCGCGAAATCGAAACCCTTTTCAAGAAAGGTCCTCGCTACATCGGCCACGATCTCATGGTGCCCGAAGCGGGGAATTATTTTGCTTTGCCCAGCGAGAGCGAAGGGCGCGTGCTCGTCCGTAACCAGCAGTCGCAAGTCGAACTGCTGTCGAACGTGTGCCGCCACCGGCAAGCCATCATGCTCAACGGCCGCGGCCAGGCGGAGAACATCGTCTGCCCCCTGCATCGCTGGACGTACGATCTGAACGGCCAGCTCCTCGGCGCACCGCATTTTGCGGACAATCCCTGTCTGAATCTCGGCGCCACGCCGCTGCAGAACTGGCAAGGCCTGCTGTTCGAAGCGCAGGGGCGCGACGTCGCGCGGGATCTGGCGCGCCTCGGCACCAAGCAACATTTCGACTTTTCGGGCTTCATGTTCGATCACGTCGAAGTGCACGAGTGCAATTACAACTGGAAGACCTTCATCGAGGTCTACCTGGAGGACTACCAC containing:
- a CDS encoding aromatic ring-hydroxylating oxygenase subunit alpha: MSNLSNALQLRSVHSQLPVTAYFDEALLTREIETLFKKGPRYIGHDLMVPEAGNYFALPSESEGRVLVRNQQSQVELLSNVCRHRQAIMLNGRGQAENIVCPLHRWTYDLNGQLLGAPHFADNPCLNLGATPLQNWQGLLFEAQGRDVARDLARLGTKQHFDFSGFMFDHVEVHECNYNWKTFIEVYLEDYHVAPFHPGLGSFVNCDDLTWEFGEWYSVQTVGVHKDLEQPGSPTYRKWHDEVLRFRGGNPPEFGAIWMVYYPGIMIEWYPHVLVVSWLIPRGPQKTTNVVEFYYPEEIALFEREFVEAERAAYMETAREDDEIAERMDAGRRALMERGESQVGPYQSPMEDGMQHFHEFLRRELGTI